A segment of the Neochlamydia sp. S13 genome:
CACGCTTAACGAGGTAGTACTAATTAAATATACCTTGCAAGAAGCTAGGCGTCTAGTGATATATGCACACTCCTCTATTAAGCAATGTTGGAGCTATTGGCTAGAATGGCCTAATTGGCGTCGTAAGCCTTAAGCGAGTGCATGGTACTACCATTATCAAAAGCAAAGAAAACTATGTCTATATTTACCACTATAGTACTAAGTTTAACGCGCTAGAGCACCTTGAACAGGAGAATGGCTTAATAAGATGCTATAGGTATATGAAAAAAACTGGATATGATGAATTATAAAAGCGCTTTAGATGAAGGCTTACCGGTCGAATCAGGTGAGATAGAAAGTAGCCTTAAGGCATGTGGTACAAAAGAGGCTGAAAATAGCGGGAGCTTGGTGGAGGACAGAAAATGCTAATGCGATGCTAAGCTTAAGAATAGGTAGATTAAATGGTCATTGGGAAGCTTGCTGGAATTCCTACAAAGCTGCTGCTTAAAAAGATTGCCAACACTTTTGTTTACACCCTTTCGAAAGAAGTCTATTATCTTTTCTAACCTATGTATCACGCCTTTTAACTGCCAATTTTCAGCTCGAAGTTGGGCATTTTCAGTCCTTAGCTGTATAATCTCAGCCCTTAGCTCTGTATTCTCTTTAAATAGTTGTTCGTACGAAGGTTGCGTACTACTCAATATATGATTAAGTAAATATAAAATCTAGAAATTATTTTATTTATCACAAAGTAATTGATAACCCTCGTGACCGCTTACTACCAACCAGAAAATTTACATGACTAAACATTTTTTCTCTTGAGTGAAACCGTGTTTTTTTTCACTATTCCTAATAATCTCTTCATTTGTAACTCTAATATGAAGACGAGATACTAAATCATCTGAAGTTTTTTGAGCATAACTTTGCTCTATGCTTGCAGGTAGGCATTTACACAAAGCTAAAGCTTCTTCCAAAGAATTTTTCGCGGAGCTATATTCTTTAAGCTCAATGAGTACCAAACCCAACATATTTAAAGAGTGAGCGAGCATAGGATGAGGAGCGTTATATATAGCACGCCGCATTTCTACTGCTTTCTCAAAATAAGGAAGAGCTTGTGTAAATTTTTTTTGTTCTCCCAATATAGTGCCTAACATGTGTAAAGTAAAGGCTTGAGAAGGGCTAGGCAGGTTTCCATCAATGCTACGCTGCATTCTTAAAGCTACATTTAAATTTTGCTCTGCTTTGCTAAATTTTTTTAAGTCAGAATATAGGATACCTAACTTAGTTAATAAAGTAGCGACAGAAGGATGAGGCCGATCCTGATAAATTATACGCAGTATTTTTAAAGCTTTTTTATAATTTTGCTTGGCTTCTTTCAACTGATCAAGCCTTTTCAATGCATATCCTAAGTTATGCAAAGAATCAGACACAGAAGGATGGGGCTCCGTCCCATATAAAGCATATTTTATCTCTAAAGCTTCTTGATAAGCCTTTCTAGCTTTTTCATGTTGTTGCAGGCGAGAGAAGCTAATTCCCAAATTATTTAAGGAATCTGCTGTATCAGGATGAGGCTGAGCTCCATGTAAGATACGATTCATGGCTAAGGACTGCTTATAATAATTTTTAGACTCCTTTATTTTATCTATATCCCATAACACGACTCCTATGCTATTGAGCAATCTAGCTAACGGGGGGCAAGATTGCCCATCATATATGCTACGATAAATATCTAAAGCTTCCTCATAATGTTGCTTAGCTTTTTCTGGCTTATGAAGAAATCTTAAAGCCCTCCCTAAGTGATTTAAGGTAATGGCTACTCTTTCCGATGAATTTCCGTATAGACTACGTTGAATTTTTAAAGCTTCTTCATGATGCTGTTCTGCTAATTTAAATTCTCCCAAATCTTTTCGCATAACTCCTAAGTCATTTAATAAATTTGCTAAGTTTGGATGATGAGAATACCCGTAGACATTTCTGAAATATACCAAAGCACTTTGATAGGCATCCAAAGCTCCTGAAAAGTCGAGGGCCACTTGCTTCGCTCTTCCAATAGCATGCTTTAACTTGCCTAATTCCTCTTGGGTAAATCCATGTTCTATAAAATTGTTTAATAAATGCTCCGCATGTGGAAGCCATCTAATTCCTAGTTTCCATGTTTCAGGTTTTTCCTTATCTATAAGCTCACTTCTTTCTAAAATAAAATCAAAAACTTCTTTAAGGTCTTGATCATTAGAGCTGATTTCTTTTTGTATAGCCTGTTGGAGAACATCTTGGTTTGTTTTTTCCCTAAGGATAATCATAGAATGAAGGACTTCTTGCAATAAACGGTGCAGACTAAGTTGCTTAGAAGTAGCATCATAACGTACTAAAGCGTAATTTCTTAAAACTTTAAGCAAAGCTTGGGCAGCTTGGCGTTCTTGCCCTTCACTTAGCTTGGCTTCCTTTTGAAGCCATGCTTGCAGCCAATCTAGCGGAATACCTTCAGGGCTTAGATAACTGAACAGCTGCAACCATTTCAAAGCGAAAGGATGCTGATTGTTTAGCTTTTGAAAAGTCAAAAACCATACTTTCTCTATAGAGAAAGGATAACGTTCAGTTCCGTCTTGCTGAATAAGATCTTCTTGATTTAATTCTTGCAGGTAGTCTTGTAAGCTCATTTCCTCTTCTACCAGGTAAGCCGCGGCTTTACCTAAAGCTAAAGGGTAGCCTCTCAGCTGATCTATTAGAGGTTGCAGTTGCTCTTCTTTCTGTTCGGCTATCTGGTTTTGCAAAAATTGTAGGGCCTCTTTCTGAGTGAAAGGCAAAACTTCTAGACATCCTTTAATGGAAGGAGCTACATCTTTTCTTTTAGCGGTCATTAAAATAAAGCCTCCCCGCTGAGGGAAGGTAATCTTTTCTTCCACATTATCAAAAATTAGGAGCCAAGGCTTTTCAAAAGGATGGCTTTCTAAACAGAGGAAAAGATTTTTTTCAATCTCTTCAGTGGTAGCTTTTTCATCTATATCTATCTTTAGCGCAGTAGCTAGCTGTCGATAGGCATGCGCACGGCTTTCAGCTGTTTCGCTATCTACCCACCAAATAAGAGAATAGTATTGCTGATGCTTGTTAGCAAAGTAGCAGGCTAGCTCACTCTTTCCCATCCCTGCAAGCCCATATAGTACTCGCCATACGCTAGGTGCATGCATTTCTCTTCCTGCTACAGGCAACAAAGCATTTTCAAGCTTTTGCATTAAATCTAGCCGCCCAGCAAATCCTTCCAAGGGAGTTTTTAAAGAGACTAAGCACCTAGTTTTTAAAATATTTCTTTGCAACTGCGCTAATTCAATTTTTTTTATTTCTAATTCAATCTCTGCCTGCTCAACCTCTGCGGCTGTCCTTTTTTCTTGCAATTTTTGAGTTTCAATGTGATGCCTTAAGTCGTTTTCGCCTTTTCTAATTTTTTGAGCAAGCTTGGCATGAGCGTCAATCAAATCTCTGCCTTGCATAGCTGTTTCATAATTGCGATTACCTATTTGTTGAGATAGATGCACATTCCACCCTACGCTATCTACTGTTACTTGTTGTAAGCTAGGAAGCCTGGGATGGCTTCCTATTACGCTAGTCGCTACTTCATTTACTTCTTCAATTATATCCATACCTGCACGATTCAAGTTCAGGCTGTCTCGGATAAAAGGGGCTATCAATTGCTCAGATAAGGGATGTAGACTTTGTGATTCTAAGCTAATGATCGGGAAAGCGACTGAATTAACAGGTGAGCTTCCTGAAGAAGAAGATGGACTAAAAGGGTTAGTAGAAAAAGAGGTTTTTTTATCTACAGAATTACTAGGTTGCATAGCACATTCTCCTTAGGAAGAAGAGAGATTAAATAATTGCATTTAATCTCTCTCATTATTTGATTTTAACAAGTTTTTAAGGTATAAGATTTTTTTACACAGAAAGAAGCTTTAAATAGCATCTTTCTTTTTATAGAAAATTTTACATTAAAAGACACTTTGGCTTAGCTATACTAGCTATGGCGTTGAGTGTATTAGTGGTCGCTGTAGCTGCTGTCTCGGTTAATCGGCATCTTGTATCGGCATCAATACGTTTGCCCTCTATTTCTACATGTTTTTCAGCAAGATACTTCTCTACTTCCATCTTGTTTTTTTCTTTAAGTTCTTCTATTTCTTTTTCATTTTCTGCTTTTTTACCTTCTAGCTCTACCCGCTCTTTCTCTAAGCTTAATTTTACTAAATCGACCTCATGGGATTGAGCTAATTTTCTTTCTTCTAGGGAAAATTTTATTTCTTTTTCATTTTGCTCGGAAACGAAATTAGCCCCTTGCATTAGCTGATCAAAAAGTTGAGATTCTTCTTTAAGCTTTTGATTATGCAAAGCTGTCATAATTTGCAATTCATGGTTTTCATGGTGAGCTAAAACTTCTAAGCGTGACTTAAGTAAGTCAAGTTCTTGCTTTCTAGCATAGAAAACTAAATTGATGCACTCTTGGTAATCTTTGAATCGACCATCCGTATTGATTCTTTGTAGATCCATAAATTGCTTAGCGGTCTCGTAGTAGCGCTGTCCTACTTGAGTAGCCAAATGTATTGTAAATTCTACAGATCGATTACGTTCATCATAATCCATTTGTAGTGCTTCACCTGTTCTTATGCTTGCTATTGTGGCATCCTTCAACGCTTTTGCGATTTCAAAAGCTAAAGAACTACAAAGCTTATTCATCTTCATCGATTCATCGTAAAATGAATTTACACTTTCATCTATTTGTCTGCGTAAGGCTATTGTTTGGGTTGTTTGTTCAGATAAAACAATTTTTATCTTTTCTAGCATTTCTCTATCTTCTTTAATACTTAGTGCTCCTTTTTTTAAGGATTGTGTAACTAATTTTTGACTACCTCTAGAAGGAGCCTGAATGGCTGCTTCTTGAAATACAGGAGTAAGGCGCGAAGAGTCTAAAGCAGGCGATGTAATTTGAGAATTCGGTTGCCCATAAACCACGGGGCTAAGGGAGTTAGAGGGAGGCGCATAAGAGGTAGGACGAAAGCTGGTGGGTTGGAAAGAACGAGGCTGAAAAGAAGACGAGGAGCTCCAGGTACGAGCATTCCAGCTGCTGACTGATTGTTGAGGTCCTGAGCTAGATGATGTCGAACTATTAGTTGTGCCCGATTGTTCATTATTGGTAGGTTGCATAATATTTCTCCTTTAAAAGCAAGTATTATTTAATGTTAAAAAGCGTAAATTAGCTACATAAGACAAAATGATTTTCTTTAATGAGTAGTATTAATTAATATTTTTAAATACAACAATTATTTTTATTGCTGTATATACTTTCCTCTTAGCATCCCTTGGTTTTCGCCTTTTGGTAAGCGGTCACGGGGGTAGGCTCAGCTTTATAGGTAGGTCGGAGGGTATCTGCAAAATAAAAAATTCTTGCCAATAGCTATTTTCTCTATTTATGGACTTTATGATTTACATTAACAGCTTAGCATCAAGAATTTAAATAATCCTATCCCCAATGACTACTTCCGTCTTTTGAGCTATACATGCCACATTACTTCTAAGCTAGGTAAAGAATTTATTATCACTCGCTCAGGTCTATTTTTATCAAGCACCTTTTTAAATCTTTAAAAGTTCTTCAAAGTGTTCTCTGGCTGCCAACACTAGACTTGCCCAGGGTCTTTTGATACAATTAATAAATTGTTAAAGACCTCTACTAGATTAGGGTGGGGCTGATTTCCATAAAGAGTACAAAGCATTTCTACAGCATCTTTATAGTATTGTTTAGCCTCCTTCAGCTGCCCCAGTTTGTAGAGTACTCCTCCTAGGTTATTTAAAGAAGCTGCTACCTCTAGATGAGGTCGATTAAAATGTAAAGCTTTCTGCATTTCTAAAGTCTTTACATAATATTGCTTGGCTTTATTAAACTTATTCCTGACGCGAGATAAAGCGCCTAGACTGTTTAAAAAAGTAGCTATCATGGGATGAGGTTGACCTTCATAAAAAGTATCATATAAGTTTAAAGCTTTTTTATAACACTTCTTAGCTTCTTGATAGCATTGCTTAGCTTCTGGATAATTTTGCTCGTTTTCTTTCCTCTGTCCTTGTAATTTTAGTATCATTCCTAGATTGTATAAGCAATCAGCTACAGCCGGGGGAAGTTGAATTCCATAAAAGGCATCGTACATTTTTAAAGCGCTCTCCAAGCGTTCCTTAGCAGCCTGTAGCTGCCCTAGTTTGCATAGTACTACCCCTAAATTGCTTAAGGTGCTTGCTGTAGAGGGGTGGGATTGACTCCTATAAAGCCTATCTTTCATTTTTAGAGCGTCTTCATAATATTGCATAGCTTCTTCTAAATCTCCCAATTCTCGTGATATTTTTCCTAAATTGTTTAAAGAAGCAGCTATATAAGGATGAGGATCGCTCTCATAAAGCCTATAATTCATTTCTAATGCACGCCTTAAGTTCTCCTTGGCATGCTTCAGATCTCCTAAATATAGTAATATGTCTCCTAAGTTGTTTAAACAAGCTGCTATCTGCGGATCAGGCTGATCACCATAAAGATCCACAAGCATTTTTAAAGCTTTCTCATAATTTTGCTTGGCTAGCTCCCAATTTCCTAAGTTTCGCAGTGCCACTCCTAAATTATTTAAAGATTGAGCTAATCTTGAATGAGGCTGATCTCCATATTTTGCTTGAAAGCAGTTTACAGCATTTTCGTAAGCTACTAAAGCTCCTTGATAATCTAACATTATATCTTTAGCTTCTGCTACCGCTTGCCAAAGCTGCCCCTGTTCTTCTTTATTTAATAACTCTTGATCATGCTCTTTTAGCAGAGATTCCGCGTGGGGAAGCCAAGCAATGATTGACCCCCTTGCTGCTGGATCGTCTAATGATATTGCTTTCTTTCCAACAGAAATTTATAGGTTTGTTGAGCAAAGCTTTCTTGAATCCCTTCTTCCTTTTGTTGTGTCACTTTCTTTTGCAATTTAGGTAAGAAACGCAGGGCCTCTTGTAATAGACGGTGCACGCTAAGATGCTTAGAGCGAGAATCGTAGCGCACCAAGGTATAGCTTTTTAAAACTTTAAGCAAAGTGCGAGTAGCTTCAAGCACTTGCCCTACACTTAGCTCGGATTTCTCCTGGAGCCATGCCCGCATCCAATCTAGGGGAATGCCTTCAGGGCTTAAGTAGCTGCAAACCTGCAGCCATTTCAAAGCAAAAGGATGGTGAGTATTTAGCTTTCGAAAAGCCAAACGCCATACTTTCTTCATAGAGAAAGGATAGCGTTCAGAACCTTCTTGTTGGATGAAGTCTTCTTGATTTAATTCTTGCAGAAAGTCTTGTAAGCTCATTTCATCTTCTACCATATACGCTGCAGCTATGCCTAAAGCTAAAGGATAGCTATGCAGCTGATCAATTAAAAGTTGCAGCTGTCTTTCTTCTTGTTCAGGTAGCTGCCCTTTTAAAAATTCTATAGCTTCTTGTTGAGTGAAGGGCGTAACTTCCAAACATCCTTTAAGAGAAGGCCTATGTCTTTTTTTTGAGACGTTATTAAAATAAAGCCGCCGCGCTGCGGAAGCTTTATTTTTTCTTCCACGTTATCAAAAATTAGCAGCCAAGGCTTTTCAAAAGGATGGTTTTCTAACCAAAAGAAAAGGTTTTCTTCGATCTCCTGCGTGGTAGCTTTCTCATCTATATCAATCTTTAGAGTAGTAGCTAGCTTTCGATAGGCAAGGGCACGCCCCTCACCCCTTTCACTATCTATCCACCAAATAAGAGAATAGTGCTGCTGATGCTTATTAGCAAAGTAGCAGGCTAGCTCACTCTTTCCCATCCCTGTAAAACTACAGATTGCTCGCCATACGCTAGGAGCATGCATTTCTCTCTCCGCTAGAGGCAATAGAGCATTTTCAAGTTTTTCCATTAAATCTAGCCGCCCAGTAAATCCTTCAAGAGGAGCTTTTAAGGAGATAAAGCGACTATTTTTTAAATCCTGCATCTGCAACTGCATAAGTTCAATTTTTTTTCTTCTTAAAGCTATCTCCTTTTCTTGAACTTCTATCTCTTTTTCTTTTACTTGTAATTTATGGGTTTCAATCTGATGCTTTAAATCATTTTCATTTTTTCTCATTTCATGCGCAAGCCCGCTATGGGCGGCAAGCAAATCTCTGCCCTGCATAGCTGTTTCATAATGACGATTGCCCATTAGTTGAGATAGATGTAGATTACATCCTATGCTATCTACTGCCATTTGTTGTAAGCTAAGAAGTTGGTGGGGGTTTGTTCTTACTTCTCCTAATACGCTAGTAGCCACTTCATTCACTTCTCCAATTATACCCATGCCTGTACGATTCAAGTGCAAGCTGTTTGTAATAAAAGGCGTTATCAATTGTTCGGATAAGGGATGTAGACTCTGTAATTCTACGCTAGGGGTGGGAAAAGAGATTGAAGTAATGGGTGGGCTTCCTGAAGAAGGAGAGGGGATAGAGGGTTTAATAGAAGGAAAATCCTCTTTGCGCATAAGATCAGCAGGTTGCATCTATATTTTCCTCAAGAAAAACTTGCTTTAAAAAATACTTTTTATGTTTAAGTTTTAGTTGTACAGCAAAAAAGGAATTAAAGAAAAGAATAATTTTACTGTTTAATACAGCTTGACATAATTTGTAACTATTCAGGTCATCATTTGATAG
Coding sequences within it:
- a CDS encoding tetratricopeptide repeat protein; translated protein: MQPSNSVDKKTSFSTNPFSPSSSSGSSPVNSVAFPIISLESQSLHPLSEQLIAPFIRDSLNLNRAGMDIIEEVNEVATSVIGSHPRLPSLQQVTVDSVGWNVHLSQQIGNRNYETAMQGRDLIDAHAKLAQKIRKGENDLRHHIETQKLQEKRTAAEVEQAEIELEIKKIELAQLQRNILKTRCLVSLKTPLEGFAGRLDLMQKLENALLPVAGREMHAPSVWRVLYGLAGMGKSELACYFANKHQQYYSLIWWVDSETAESRAHAYRQLATALKIDIDEKATTEEIEKNLFLCLESHPFEKPWLLIFDNVEEKITFPQRGGFILMTAKRKDVAPSIKGCLEVLPFTQKEALQFLQNQIAEQKEEQLQPLIDQLRGYPLALGKAAAYLVEEEMSLQDYLQELNQEDLIQQDGTERYPFSIEKVWFLTFQKLNNQHPFALKWLQLFSYLSPEGIPLDWLQAWLQKEAKLSEGQERQAAQALLKVLRNYALVRYDATSKQLSLHRLLQEVLHSMIILREKTNQDVLQQAIQKEISSNDQDLKEVFDFILERSELIDKEKPETWKLGIRWLPHAEHLLNNFIEHGFTQEELGKLKHAIGRAKQVALDFSGALDAYQSALVYFRNVYGYSHHPNLANLLNDLGVMRKDLGEFKLAEQHHEEALKIQRSLYGNSSERVAITLNHLGRALRFLHKPEKAKQHYEEALDIYRSIYDGQSCPPLARLLNSIGVVLWDIDKIKESKNYYKQSLAMNRILHGAQPHPDTADSLNNLGISFSRLQQHEKARKAYQEALEIKYALYGTEPHPSVSDSLHNLGYALKRLDQLKEAKQNYKKALKILRIIYQDRPHPSVATLLTKLGILYSDLKKFSKAEQNLNVALRMQRSIDGNLPSPSQAFTLHMLGTILGEQKKFTQALPYFEKAVEMRRAIYNAPHPMLAHSLNMLGLVLIELKEYSSAKNSLEEALALCKCLPASIEQSYAQKTSDDLVSRLHIRVTNEEIIRNSEKKHGFTQEKKCLVM
- a CDS encoding tetratricopeptide repeat protein, encoding MLDYQGALVAYENAVNCFQAKYGDQPHSRLAQSLNNLGVALRNLGNWELAKQNYEKALKMLVDLYGDQPDPQIAACLNNLGDILLYLGDLKHAKENLRRALEMNYRLYESDPHPYIAASLNNLGKISRELGDLEEAMQYYEDALKMKDRLYRSQSHPSTASTLSNLGVVLCKLGQLQAAKERLESALKMYDAFYGIQLPPAVADCLYNLGMILKLQGQRKENEQNYPEAKQCYQEAKKCYKKALNLYDTFYEGQPHPMIATFLNSLGALSRVRNKFNKAKQYYVKTLEMQKALHFNRPHLEVAASLNNLGGVLYKLGQLKEAKQYYKDAVEMLCTLYGNQPHPNLVEVFNNLLIVSKDPGQV